A DNA window from Mastomys coucha isolate ucsf_1 unplaced genomic scaffold, UCSF_Mcou_1 pScaffold21, whole genome shotgun sequence contains the following coding sequences:
- the Ptdss2 gene encoding phosphatidylserine synthase 2 isoform X2 — MIRDWWMCMIISVMFEFLEYSLEHQLPNFSECWWDHWIMDVLICNGLGIYCGMKTLEWLSLKTYKWQGLWNIPTYKGKMKRIAFQFTPYSWVRFEWKPASSLHRWLAVCGIILVFLLAELNTFYLKFVLWMPPEHYLVLLRLVFFVNVGGVAMREIYDFMDELKPHRKLGQQAWLVAAITVTELLIVVKYDPHTLTLSLPFYISQCWTLGSILVLTWTVWRFFLRDITMRYKETRRQKQQSHQARAVNNGDGHPGPDDDLPGTGTAEEEGTTNDVVPAEEGASAAS, encoded by the exons ATGATCCGGGACTGGTGGATGTGCATGATCATCAGTGTGATGTTCGAGTTCCTGGAGTATAGCCTGGAGCACCAGCTGCCCAACTTCAGCGAGTGCTGGTGGGACCAT TGGATCATGGACGTACTCATCTGCAACGGGCTGGGCATCTACTGTGGCATGAAGACCCTCGAGTGGCTGTCCTTGAAGACATATAAGTGGCAGGGCCTCTGGAACATTCCAACATACAA GGGCAAGATGAAGAGGATTGCCTTTCAGTTCACGCCTTACAGCTGGGTACGCTTCGAGTGGAAACCAGCCTCCAGCCTGCACCGCTGGCTGGCCGTGTGTGGCATCATCCTAGTG TTCCTGCTGGCAGAGCTGAACACCTTCTACTTGAAGTTTGTGCTATGGATGCCCCCTGAACACTACCTGGTCCTTCTGCGGCTTGTCTTCTTTGTGAACGTGGGTGGTGTGGCCATGCGTGAGATCTATGACTTCATGGATGAATT GAAGCCCCACAGGAAGCTGGGCCAGCAGGCCTGGCTGGTAGCAGCCATCACAGTCACAGAACTTCTCATCGTGGTGAAATACGACCCGCACACACTCACCCTGTCACTGCCCTTCTACATCTCCCAGTGCTGGACTCTTGGCTCCATCCTGGTGCTTACATGGACTGTCTGGCGCTTCTTCCTGCG GGACATCACCATGAGGTACAAGGAGACCCGGCGACAGAAGCAGCAGAGTCACCAGGCCAGAGCCGTCAACAATGGGGATGGGCACCCTGGGCCGGATGATGACCTGCCAGGGACTGGAACTGCAGAGGAAGAGGGGACCACCAATGATGTTGTACCTGCTGAGGAAGGGGCCTCAGCTGCTTCCTGA